The proteins below come from a single Pseudochaenichthys georgianus chromosome 14, fPseGeo1.2, whole genome shotgun sequence genomic window:
- the faxdc2 gene encoding fatty acid hydroxylase domain-containing protein 2, which produces MTVETSDTRGAAPKNSGRQEGPGGLWDSVKKAAVVIGSGILFLAAFGNSLTWHLQRFWGASGDFWQNMWTKVYVGFEGHETALFYLGTMLVPTLAFWGTNCLLLLVDTTGKPSFITRYRIQPDKNNPVDPDRLRHVLKTVLFNYVFISGSMVVVARSLMTMNGNPCGPELPAFHWALAELAFFSLLEEFMFYYSHRLFHHPSLYKRFHKQHHEWTAPIGVVCIYAHPLEHMISNMLPVALGPVLLGSHVTTTAMWYSLALISTTISHCGYHLPFLPSPEFHDFHHLRFNQCFGVIGILDRLHGTDTKFRQTKQYERHAVLTGLTPLNDSIPDAPKKGQ; this is translated from the exons GAGGGCCCTGGAGGACTGTGGGACTCTGTGAAGAAAGCTGCTGTGGTCATCGGATCTGGAATCTTATTCTTGGCTGCATTCGGCAACTCCCTGACATG GCATCTTCAGAGATTCTGGGGAGCTTCAGGAGATTTTTGGCAGAACATGTGGACCAAGGTGTACGTGGGCTTTGAGGGTCATGAGACTGCTTTGTTCTACTTGG GCACGATGTTGGTCCCCACTCTGGCGTTTTGGGGGACGAACTGTCTGTTGCTGCTGGTGGACACCACCGGGAAACCCTCCTTCATCACCCGCTACCGAATCCAGCCGGACAAGAATAACCCG GTGGATCCAGATAGGCTTCGCCATGTGTTGAAGACCGTCCTCTTCAACTATGTGTTCATCTCGGggtccatggtggtggtggctcGATCCCTGATGACCATGAATGGAAACCCCTGTGGCCCCGAGCTGCCCGCCTTCCACTGGGCCCTCGCAGAGCTGGCCTTCTTCTCCCTCCTGGAGGAATTTATGTTTTACTATTCCCACAG GCTTTTCCACCATCCCAGCCTCTATAAGAGATTCCACAAACAGCACCATGAGTGGACCGCCCCCATTGGAGTGGTCTGCATCTACGCCCACCCTCTGGAGCACATG ATCTCCAACATGTTGCCGGTGGCTCTCGGGCCGGTCCTCCTGGGCTCCCATGTGACCACCACCGCCATGTGGTACAGCTTGGCTCTGATCAGCACCACCATCTCCCACTGTGGATACCACCTCCCCTTCCTGCCCTCCCCCGAGTTTCATGACTTCCACCACCTCAG GTTCAACCAGTGTTTCGGGGTCATCGGCATTCTGGACCGGCTCCACGGCACCGACACTAAGTTCAGGCAAACCAAGCAGTATGAGCGGCACGCCGTCCTCACAGGCCTCACCCCTCTGAACGACAGCATCCCTGACGCACCCAAGAAGGGCCAGTGA